TTTATAATCACTGATTTTGGCAATTTGCTCTCGGCTGCGTTGCTTCTTGTATTGCTTCGCATCGGCAGGGATTGGGGTGACTTTGCCAGTTTCAACCCAAGTTCGTAAACGGTTTGCATCACCGACAGGCGAAAGCTTTCCTTTGGTGTCTAACACAACAAAAGCGACTTGGCGTTTCCCCATTTGTGTTCGCATAACAAGGCAATGACCAGCCGCGTTGGTAAACCCTGTTTTGGTTAAGTCAATCTTCCAGTTATCGTTAAAAACCAAGCGATTGGTATTACGAAAATCGAGGGTGTATCTCGGTTTTGCAAAGGTTACGGTTTTCTTCTCTGTCGAACTGAGTTGGCCGAGCAGAGGGTATTTTTTACTGGCCTTCAGTAACACCACCAAATCGCGGGCGCTGGAAACGTTTTTTGGTGAAAGCCCAGTCGGTTCAACAAAGCGAGTGTTTTTCATTCCCAAGGCTTTTGCCTTGGCATTCATTGCTTTGATAAAAGCTGTATAGCCACCGGGGTAGTGGTGAGCAAGGCTGGCTGCGGCTCTGTTTTCCGAAGACATCAACGTGAGTAGCAACATGTCTTTGCGGCTAATTTCGCTGCCAATTTTAACCCGTGAATGTACCCCTTTCATCTCTTTGGCTTCTTTGATAGTGATAGGTAGTTTGGTATCCATGGGCAATTTGGCATCCAAAGTGACAATCGCGGTCATCAGCTTGGTGACGGAAGCAATGGGCTTAACCGCATCTGGGTTGCTCGAATAAATCACTTCGTTGGTTTTAAGATCGATGACCAAAGCGCTATTTGCAGCAAGCTCCTGTTTTTTAACAGTCTTTTTTGCAACAGCCTTTGTTGTTACTGAATCTGCGGAATAGGTTGGCATTGCAATGCTAGAGGCAATGCATATTAAGAAAACACTACCAAGGAAAGAGAAGAGTTTCATGTTGAGTTCACTGGGTGGTTGGTTAAGTCAGGTATGTCACAACGCTTTTGTTGAGTATAAGAGAGCAATGAAAAGAGCAGTAGAAAGCACCATGAAAATATATTTATGCTCAATCTTTACTCGGATACTTGAAAATCGACCATTCTGGTATACGGATTTCCGTGCTGAGCTTATGTGAAAATTGAAACTTAGAAAAGATGTAGATCGGATGCCTGTCGCACTTAATGATAAAGTTCAGTCACTCTGTCACGCATACATCCAGAGGTTTTCACTTCGCTCTGTGTTTTAAATCCCTAGCGTCTCGGAATGTATTCATGTGGTTTATGTTATCTCGTCCTCAAGCAACACATATGTGTGCTGCTTGAGGAGTATCGAATTAGAAGTCGATAGGTTCAAACCCTCCAGGAAGACCATTATCTACTGGTATTGCAGTAGCGAAATTAAGGGGACCACTTTTAGTATCAACAATAACGGCAGTATCTGGTGATGATGACTCATTATAAAAGTTTGGGGCATTTTTGGGGGTGGTATTGATTTTGTACACCGCAATACTATCAGGAAGCGAGAGCTCCCCATTTATGCGAGGAACATCCATAGGTTTGATCGTTGCGTAAGTATTATCATCAATCATAAAAGTTCCACTTAGTACAAATAGGTCTGGATTAGATGGATGTTCTTGGTGATAGATGGCATTACGTAAAAAGTCATTCAAATCACGTTTTTTTAAGGTGTGCGTTACATCTTGATAATCTGCGTGAGCCATTGAAATAGTAAATATTTTTTCTAACTCAGCACGTTTATTTCGATTGCCATCTGAGATTTGGTCTAAGCATTTTCTTACACCTCCATCGAGATCAAATGAGCTATTGAGCATGATGCTGTAACAAGCTTTGTGAGCGAGAGTCATATTATAGAAAGCTTTTGGCGCTTTTTGTTTTAACCAAGGTTTACCATTTTTAATTACCATACCGTAATGACCAGAGTAAAAGTCTACCGGCAAAACTCTATCAACAATTAACTGATTTTCAGCGTTTGCCACTGAAATATTGCCTACTTCTTTAGGAACGCTTATACAAACTTCAGAGCCATGG
This genomic window from Vibrio mimicus contains:
- the pbpG gene encoding D-alanyl-D-alanine endopeptidase, which gives rise to MKLFSFLGSVFLICIASSIAMPTYSADSVTTKAVAKKTVKKQELAANSALVIDLKTNEVIYSSNPDAVKPIASVTKLMTAIVTLDAKLPMDTKLPITIKEAKEMKGVHSRVKIGSEISRKDMLLLTLMSSENRAAASLAHHYPGGYTAFIKAMNAKAKALGMKNTRFVEPTGLSPKNVSSARDLVVLLKASKKYPLLGQLSSTEKKTVTFAKPRYTLDFRNTNRLVFNDNWKIDLTKTGFTNAAGHCLVMRTQMGKRQVAFVVLDTKGKLSPVGDANRLRTWVETGKVTPIPADAKQYKKQRSREQIAKISDYKS